From the Coriobacteriia bacterium genome, one window contains:
- a CDS encoding helix-turn-helix domain-containing protein has translation MITAGGLGLLRKQYLEDMQLLSADYAAQQLGVSIRWFYSGAARRAGVPVIKVGGYLRVRARKLDPAVGRPHAARAWPGPHSPAAEEVSSVRRILLSPPEVASLLGVSTGWLYGSKRDPAPAVRAGLPLRKLGGYLRVSVGDLEDWLDSLEDAQRVPGGRDVTAK, from the coding sequence ATGATTACTGCTGGTGGGTTGGGATTGCTTCGAAAGCAGTACCTGGAGGACATGCAGTTGCTGTCCGCCGACTACGCTGCACAGCAACTCGGTGTGTCCATCCGTTGGTTCTACAGTGGCGCTGCGAGACGAGCTGGCGTCCCCGTCATTAAGGTCGGCGGATACCTGAGGGTTCGCGCGCGCAAGTTGGACCCGGCGGTCGGAAGGCCTCACGCAGCGCGCGCCTGGCCCGGCCCCCATTCGCCTGCCGCGGAAGAGGTGTCCTCCGTTAGGAGGATTCTCCTATCGCCGCCTGAGGTAGCATCACTGCTCGGAGTCTCCACCGGATGGCTCTACGGCAGCAAGCGAGACCCCGCGCCAGCGGTGAGGGCTGGCCTGCCACTGCGAAAGCTGGGCGGATACCTCCGAGTCAGCGTCGGCGACCTGGAGGACTGGTTGGACAGCCTGGAAGACGCGCAGCGGGTGCCGGGTGGCCGCGACGTCACAGCCAAGTGA
- a CDS encoding Fe-S oxidoreductase: MAQVLLVQPRFPVPRKSHFHRDYLPVGLLKIGAWRRSLGDDVKLVVWGDPLDGFTPDEVYVTSLFTFWSEYVREAVQGARSLFPGALIRVGGIYASLAPKECKEFTGSDEVHEGIHPEAEAEAPAFDLVETDYQIVHASRGCVRRCDFCGTYRIEPKYKAKKTIKNEIVKPKVVFYDNNLLANPHIENILEELADFRLDGRVISCESQSGLDGRILQEKPHLAALLKAARFRNARIAWDGPLADDENILTQLDILRDAGYSNRQLQVFMLYNHDRAPEEVFAKVEQCSEWGVQVSDCRYRPLDRYVDGYDPRAKSQTRDEYFLADGWRDEQVRGLRRTVRLNNICIRYGIPRERYSSQLERIPRAARSAAAASLGLDASSHEEDEIRAINTTLLGGRKK; the protein is encoded by the coding sequence GTGGCGCAGGTACTTCTGGTCCAGCCCCGTTTTCCGGTTCCCAGGAAGAGCCACTTCCACAGAGACTATCTGCCAGTCGGGCTCCTGAAGATTGGCGCCTGGCGCAGAAGCCTAGGCGACGACGTGAAACTTGTCGTCTGGGGTGACCCGCTTGACGGATTCACACCGGATGAGGTGTACGTCACATCACTGTTCACATTCTGGTCTGAGTACGTGCGCGAGGCCGTCCAAGGCGCTCGGAGCTTGTTCCCAGGTGCGTTGATTAGGGTTGGAGGAATCTACGCATCGCTGGCGCCGAAGGAGTGCAAGGAGTTCACGGGATCTGACGAGGTTCATGAAGGCATACACCCGGAGGCAGAGGCCGAGGCACCTGCTTTTGACCTGGTGGAGACTGACTACCAGATAGTCCACGCATCTCGTGGCTGTGTTCGTCGGTGTGACTTCTGCGGCACTTATCGAATCGAGCCAAAGTACAAGGCGAAGAAGACCATCAAGAACGAGATTGTTAAGCCCAAGGTGGTGTTCTATGACAACAACCTCCTTGCGAATCCCCACATCGAGAACATCCTTGAGGAACTTGCGGATTTCCGGCTGGACGGGAGGGTCATAAGTTGCGAGAGCCAGAGCGGGCTTGACGGCCGGATACTACAGGAGAAGCCTCACCTAGCGGCCCTGTTGAAGGCTGCGAGGTTCCGCAATGCCCGCATCGCTTGGGATGGCCCCTTGGCGGATGATGAGAACATCCTCACCCAGCTCGACATTCTGCGAGATGCCGGTTACTCAAACCGCCAACTGCAGGTGTTCATGCTGTACAACCATGACCGAGCTCCAGAGGAGGTCTTTGCAAAGGTCGAGCAATGCTCTGAGTGGGGCGTACAGGTGTCCGATTGCCGGTATCGGCCGCTGGATAGGTACGTGGATGGCTACGACCCACGCGCCAAGAGCCAGACCCGGGACGAGTACTTCTTGGCGGATGGGTGGCGAGATGAGCAGGTTAGGGGACTAAGGCGCACGGTCAGGCTCAACAACATCTGCATTCGATATGGCATCCCACGAGAACGGTATAGCTCCCAGCTCGAGCGCATTCCGCGGGCCGCGAGAAGTGCCGCAGCGGCAAGCCTTGGCCTTGACGCGTCGTCTCATGAAGAGGACGAGATTAGGGCAATCAACACGACACTACTAGGTGGCAGGAAGAAGTAG
- a CDS encoding AAA family ATPase, with amino-acid sequence MRLAKIRIRNYRQYRDLELPKDGELSQATLLVAHVGAGKTNLLNAINWCLYDEELYAVDGNRSLPFVNKGRLGEGLQPGEEPEASVQLLFMLDDRTSVRITRKRAFRVVGPTHVEPKGKSELTVQLSQPNSDWTTLGQDEAREWVERYLPNRIRPYYMLNLERMQQFIHDTESDKVQQAVLSIAQIDVLERLIKRLGDVRRDWFSVSGGGAGEHLERLAKDVSDYTDRVQNLDEAIAKKTDAVDSLAAEIAELDAKLEVHQDAYEADLKLKAARSGLAEAERNYVALEEQLRTTVAASAGFVLAQDALVKAERLVATEKAAHRYPPPIDAEYLRELLSPSRQSCICRRPLTPGTTEYAEVESLLPEKMRVGELGQFLMEHESGIAVGRDRAATFQRQTSQVREQMSTLDSEIARCQNAVVEHGNTLDALGGVNPEVGLVKDQRAKAQHLLSDADKAITSDKKDRDSAQAQLEKTEKAYKLELRKDASRQKTAASLEFTERCLDAAEQVYEDLLGTARARVSGALDTAFKHMMVWKGETYTAATVDDDYHVSVDTSDGWEATGSLSGGENVCLAIAFGQALGEVSGFDSPPLIFDSPLVNLDPSTRVSVAESIGENLKDRQLALLMKPGEFDDAVITALRASLPALKVMDMAFDQREQSTSVTER; translated from the coding sequence ATGAGGTTGGCCAAGATTCGCATACGGAACTATCGCCAGTATCGCGACCTGGAGCTGCCGAAGGACGGTGAGCTGAGTCAAGCTACGCTCCTGGTGGCCCACGTGGGAGCGGGGAAGACAAACCTGCTCAACGCAATCAACTGGTGCCTCTACGATGAGGAGCTCTACGCCGTCGACGGCAATAGGAGCCTGCCCTTCGTGAACAAGGGGAGGTTAGGGGAGGGTCTGCAACCGGGAGAGGAGCCGGAGGCTTCGGTCCAGCTTCTCTTCATGCTAGACGACCGAACTTCGGTGCGTATTACCCGGAAGCGGGCGTTCAGGGTTGTGGGTCCCACTCACGTGGAGCCGAAAGGCAAGTCGGAGTTGACGGTTCAGTTGAGTCAACCGAACTCCGACTGGACAACCCTCGGGCAGGACGAGGCCAGGGAGTGGGTCGAGAGATACCTCCCCAATCGCATCCGCCCTTACTACATGCTGAACCTTGAGCGCATGCAGCAGTTCATTCATGACACCGAATCAGACAAGGTCCAGCAGGCTGTCTTGTCCATCGCACAGATTGACGTGCTCGAGCGGCTCATCAAGCGGCTGGGGGACGTGAGACGAGACTGGTTCAGCGTCTCTGGCGGCGGGGCGGGCGAACACTTGGAACGCCTGGCCAAAGATGTGAGTGACTACACGGATAGAGTTCAGAACCTCGACGAGGCAATCGCCAAGAAGACTGATGCAGTCGACTCTCTGGCTGCAGAAATCGCGGAGCTTGATGCCAAGCTCGAAGTGCATCAGGACGCCTACGAGGCGGACCTGAAGCTGAAGGCGGCCCGGTCTGGTCTGGCTGAAGCAGAGCGCAACTACGTCGCTCTAGAGGAGCAGCTCAGGACGACAGTAGCTGCCTCCGCCGGATTCGTGTTGGCGCAGGATGCGCTGGTCAAAGCCGAGCGGTTGGTGGCGACCGAGAAGGCCGCGCACAGGTATCCTCCCCCAATCGATGCGGAGTATCTAAGAGAGCTACTGTCTCCATCAAGGCAGTCGTGCATCTGCCGCAGGCCGCTGACACCAGGCACCACAGAGTACGCCGAGGTCGAATCGCTCTTGCCCGAGAAGATGCGTGTTGGGGAGCTCGGACAGTTCCTGATGGAGCATGAGAGCGGGATAGCGGTTGGGCGAGACCGAGCCGCGACCTTCCAGCGTCAGACCTCGCAAGTCCGAGAACAGATGTCCACCCTGGACTCGGAAATTGCGAGGTGCCAAAACGCTGTAGTGGAGCACGGCAACACTCTCGATGCGCTGGGCGGAGTCAACCCCGAGGTGGGCCTTGTCAAGGACCAGAGGGCGAAGGCCCAGCACCTGCTGTCGGACGCTGACAAGGCCATAACCTCCGACAAGAAGGACAGAGACAGCGCGCAGGCACAGCTTGAGAAGACCGAAAAGGCTTACAAGCTTGAGTTAAGGAAGGACGCTTCAAGACAGAAGACTGCTGCATCCCTGGAATTCACCGAAAGGTGCCTGGATGCCGCCGAGCAGGTCTATGAGGACCTGCTCGGAACCGCTCGGGCGAGGGTCTCTGGGGCTCTAGACACGGCCTTCAAGCACATGATGGTATGGAAGGGCGAGACTTACACCGCGGCGACGGTGGATGACGACTATCACGTATCCGTGGACACGTCGGATGGATGGGAAGCTACTGGCAGCCTGAGTGGTGGAGAGAATGTGTGCCTCGCCATAGCGTTCGGCCAGGCGCTGGGGGAGGTATCCGGTTTCGATAGCCCTCCGCTCATCTTCGATAGTCCGCTCGTGAACCTGGACCCGTCAACACGAGTCAGCGTTGCAGAGAGCATTGGGGAAAACCTGAAGGACCGGCAGCTCGCCCTGCTTATGAAGCCCGGCGAATTCGATGATGCTGTCATCACAGCACTGAGGGCTTCACTACCTGCCCTGAAGGTCATGGACATGGCCTTCGACCAACGAGAACAGTCCACGAGTGTGACGGAGCGCTGA
- a CDS encoding DEAD/DEAH box helicase family protein — MGLQGLDLLRSYDSGEMGRSVLTSFYVPALSASLSYDRIAGFFSSTSLAVAARGISGLLENGGRIRLICSPRLSSADAVALAELSRESLGERLGEFMLQALDFDTLGDILARDHVRAMCWMLRNGTLEMRVAVPAAADGSGLFHQKIGILRDASGNEVSFSGSMNETASGWLDNLEHFKVFRSWEAVEAAYVADDVSLFERYWNDDVPGARVMSVPEAVSRKLLEYAPDSLSELRLEAYSPASAVSSCPVGLWEHQLRAVDAWLESGCRKLLQMATGTGKTVTALECARRYSEANPHTLLVISVPYQHLATQWMRDVTRFFPGVPTVVAHGGNAKWRSSVLECASRVASGTRRVGVVVAVQNTAAGDDFLSAVELVGRSPIAEAMLIGDEVHGLGASRLRAALSSSYTARLGLSATPYRWFDDEGTAVLEDYFGHEPYSFMIEEALRTVIPGTSLTILTPYTYKPLFVSLEDDELDDYVALTKKAAQAGWASGGSDGDKSFDERFLFMRASVVKCARQKLNALDDVLQELGPDVTRLIIYCFDRQQMLAVEQVLAGRCLVFSEFTGAEGTKPEARYGGMSEREFLLEKFGSGDIPVLIAMKCLDAGVDVPSARVGLILASSTNPTEFIQRRGRLLRRAPGKHRAVIYDVLVRPGLGESGDAQLRDVEIRLFRKELERLNEFASTAENGAEVHARVLGELGQLLD, encoded by the coding sequence ATGGGATTGCAGGGTTTGGACCTTCTCCGCAGCTACGATTCCGGAGAGATGGGCCGGTCGGTGCTGACCTCCTTCTACGTCCCGGCACTGTCTGCCTCACTGAGCTACGACCGGATTGCCGGGTTCTTCTCATCGACTTCACTAGCTGTGGCCGCGCGGGGCATCTCGGGGTTGCTCGAGAATGGAGGTCGCATCAGGCTGATTTGTTCGCCACGCTTGAGCAGCGCTGATGCTGTCGCACTAGCGGAGTTGTCGCGGGAATCGCTTGGCGAGCGACTTGGCGAGTTCATGCTCCAAGCACTCGACTTCGACACCCTGGGAGACATTCTTGCTCGTGACCACGTCCGTGCCATGTGCTGGATGCTCAGGAACGGCACGCTCGAGATGAGAGTAGCGGTACCCGCAGCCGCTGATGGCTCGGGGCTCTTCCATCAGAAGATTGGCATCCTCAGAGACGCCTCGGGTAATGAAGTGTCGTTCAGCGGCTCGATGAATGAGACTGCTTCTGGGTGGTTGGACAACCTTGAGCACTTCAAGGTCTTCCGCAGCTGGGAAGCGGTAGAGGCTGCATACGTGGCCGACGATGTCAGCCTGTTCGAACGCTACTGGAACGATGATGTCCCCGGTGCACGGGTCATGAGCGTCCCGGAAGCTGTGTCCCGCAAACTTCTCGAGTACGCACCGGATTCCCTAAGCGAGCTGCGCCTCGAGGCCTATTCTCCAGCGTCGGCAGTCTCCTCTTGCCCGGTTGGACTGTGGGAGCACCAACTTCGGGCGGTAGACGCATGGCTTGAGAGCGGGTGTCGCAAACTACTCCAAATGGCGACCGGGACGGGCAAGACAGTCACCGCCCTAGAGTGCGCGAGGCGCTACTCCGAAGCCAATCCCCACACTCTCCTCGTTATCTCTGTTCCGTATCAGCACTTGGCAACGCAATGGATGCGGGATGTGACCAGGTTCTTCCCGGGCGTGCCAACTGTCGTTGCTCACGGCGGAAACGCCAAGTGGAGAAGCTCGGTATTGGAGTGCGCCTCACGCGTCGCCTCCGGGACCCGGAGGGTCGGGGTGGTCGTCGCCGTCCAGAATACCGCTGCTGGCGACGATTTCCTGTCTGCCGTGGAGTTGGTGGGAAGGTCGCCGATTGCCGAAGCAATGCTGATAGGCGATGAGGTTCATGGACTCGGCGCCTCGAGATTACGCGCGGCGTTGTCGAGCAGTTACACCGCTCGACTGGGGCTAAGCGCGACGCCGTACAGGTGGTTCGACGACGAAGGCACGGCGGTTCTCGAGGACTACTTCGGGCACGAGCCATACTCCTTCATGATTGAGGAGGCTCTGAGGACTGTCATCCCCGGTACGTCCTTGACCATCTTGACCCCCTACACCTACAAGCCGCTGTTTGTATCACTAGAGGATGACGAGCTTGACGACTACGTGGCGCTGACGAAGAAGGCGGCGCAGGCGGGCTGGGCTTCGGGTGGGTCCGACGGCGATAAGTCGTTCGACGAGAGGTTCCTCTTCATGAGGGCGAGTGTGGTGAAGTGCGCGCGGCAGAAGCTGAATGCTCTGGACGATGTGCTTCAGGAGCTGGGTCCCGATGTGACTCGGCTCATCATCTACTGTTTTGACAGGCAACAGATGCTGGCGGTGGAGCAAGTCTTGGCTGGTCGTTGTTTGGTGTTCTCCGAGTTTACGGGTGCGGAGGGCACCAAGCCCGAAGCTCGATATGGTGGGATGAGCGAAAGGGAGTTCTTGCTGGAGAAGTTCGGGAGCGGCGACATTCCCGTGCTGATTGCCATGAAGTGTCTCGACGCTGGCGTTGATGTGCCGTCAGCGCGTGTTGGGTTGATTCTCGCAAGTTCGACCAACCCAACGGAGTTCATCCAGCGGAGAGGACGCCTACTTCGAAGAGCTCCTGGAAAGCATAGAGCCGTCATCTATGACGTGCTCGTCAGGCCGGGGCTTGGTGAGTCTGGCGATGCCCAACTGCGAGACGTGGAAATCAGACTGTTCAGGAAGGAGTTGGAGCGACTGAATGAGTTCGCATCCACTGCGGAGAACGGCGCAGAAGTGCACGCCAGAGTGCTAGGCGAGCTTGGGCAACTGTTGGACTAG
- a CDS encoding M23 family metallopeptidase, with the protein MSYQRRTALTAFTALIMTALLAPAAAQAAVLPPESATTTPTPTVASLTAESTTACIAESRAVNSLEWHDARLDSARDRLAGAEARRIRNAIANEVSTLVADRAELVAEVTDARREADEAQAALAEAQAALAEAQAAEAARVRAEQIAACGLFPVAGPNEYIDSWGFPRSGGRRHKGTDIMATAGTPLVAVKDGTVTSGGSSLGGITLWLETDDGTRYYYAHLQSIEVGSGRVVAGQVIGYVGSTGNASASAPHLHFEIHRPSAVNPYSELQLMVR; encoded by the coding sequence ATGAGTTACCAGCGTAGAACCGCGCTTACGGCGTTCACCGCACTGATCATGACCGCGCTCCTGGCGCCGGCAGCCGCTCAAGCCGCCGTGCTGCCTCCCGAGAGCGCAACAACCACTCCCACCCCGACCGTCGCTTCGCTGACCGCTGAGTCAACGACCGCGTGTATTGCGGAGTCGCGGGCGGTCAACTCCCTGGAGTGGCACGACGCGCGGCTCGATTCCGCGCGCGATCGACTTGCCGGGGCCGAGGCCCGGCGGATCCGCAACGCCATCGCAAACGAAGTCTCGACTCTCGTGGCTGATCGGGCTGAGCTCGTGGCCGAGGTCACCGACGCGCGTCGCGAAGCCGACGAGGCGCAGGCCGCCCTCGCCGAGGCGCAGGCCGCCCTTGCCGAGGCGCAGGCTGCGGAGGCTGCACGTGTACGCGCCGAGCAGATCGCCGCTTGCGGCCTCTTCCCGGTGGCCGGACCGAACGAGTACATCGACAGCTGGGGCTTCCCGCGCAGCGGCGGCCGCAGGCACAAAGGTACCGACATCATGGCCACCGCTGGCACACCGCTCGTGGCGGTCAAAGACGGCACGGTGACCTCGGGTGGCAGCAGCCTCGGCGGGATCACGCTGTGGCTCGAGACCGACGACGGCACGCGCTACTACTACGCGCATCTGCAGTCGATCGAGGTCGGCTCAGGGCGCGTCGTGGCCGGGCAGGTCATCGGGTACGTCGGCAGCACCGGGAACGCGAGCGCGAGCGCGCCGCACCTTCACTTCGAAATCCATCGGCCGAGTGCCGTGAACCCCTATTCCGAACTGCAGCTGATGGTGCGTTAG
- a CDS encoding VanZ family protein, with amino-acid sequence MTGSQLYIHSGTAFLAAAALAAVLAIHGWLTGAARRTILSRLFGVFYAALVISMTLLPVEIGPPGSGVELDPHWRNSINLVPFETIQLYLASDLGRIAWENLLGNLLLLVPLGALGPVAWRKLDGWKRVLAAGLAISLAIEGLQLAKWFVDVLGRTRSVDIDDVILNAAGALLGYALLRLVQPIWRRRRRRKAEAG; translated from the coding sequence GTGACCGGGTCGCAGCTGTACATCCACTCAGGGACTGCGTTCCTCGCCGCGGCTGCGCTCGCGGCGGTGCTCGCCATCCACGGCTGGCTCACGGGTGCCGCGCGTCGCACGATCCTCTCGCGCCTCTTTGGCGTCTTCTACGCAGCGCTGGTCATCTCGATGACGCTGCTGCCCGTCGAGATCGGTCCGCCCGGATCGGGAGTGGAGCTCGATCCCCACTGGCGCAATTCGATCAACCTCGTGCCGTTCGAGACGATCCAGCTCTATCTGGCGAGCGATCTTGGCCGAATCGCGTGGGAAAACCTCCTCGGGAATCTCCTCCTGCTCGTGCCGCTGGGCGCGCTCGGCCCGGTGGCGTGGCGCAAGCTCGACGGCTGGAAGCGCGTCCTGGCCGCTGGACTGGCCATCTCGCTCGCCATCGAGGGCCTTCAGTTGGCGAAGTGGTTCGTGGACGTGCTCGGGCGGACACGTTCGGTGGACATCGACGATGTCATCCTCAACGCAGCGGGGGCGCTTCTCGGCTATGCGCTTCTGCGCCTCGTGCAGCCGATTTGGCGTCGGCGGCGGCGCAGGAAGGCCGAAGCGGGCTGA
- the coaBC gene encoding bifunctional phosphopantothenoylcysteine decarboxylase/phosphopantothenate--cysteine ligase CoaBC gives MSAEKKTVVVGVTGGIAAYKTCELVRALVKRGHRVKVVMTEAATRFVSPLTFRTLSAEPVTVSMWADEPDAKVHHISLAEEADVMVVAPCTANVMAKLAHGRADDMLTTTALATEAPLVIAPAMNVHMWRKDVTKRNVAALVARGAVIVDPERGELACGDVGEGRLAPVETILAAIEAELGRSRDLVGKHVLVTAGGTHEPIDPVRYIGNHSSGKTGFAIAEEAARRGARVFLVTGPSHLPDPFGCEVVRVQTALQMRAAVLARADAADAIVMSAAVADFRPATAAVDKIKKTDAPGAIELERNPDILAELGARGGRAVLVGFAAETSDVEANAKAKLVAKGCDLIVANDVSDPALGFGTDDNSVVVVSADGVEPLGVLPKRAIARAIVDRVATLLGGRRAE, from the coding sequence GTGTCAGCCGAGAAGAAGACCGTCGTCGTGGGCGTGACCGGCGGCATCGCCGCGTACAAGACGTGCGAGCTCGTGCGTGCGCTCGTGAAGCGCGGCCATCGTGTGAAGGTCGTGATGACCGAGGCAGCAACGCGCTTCGTCTCGCCGCTCACGTTCCGCACGCTCTCGGCGGAGCCCGTCACGGTATCGATGTGGGCGGACGAACCGGACGCAAAGGTACATCACATCTCGCTCGCCGAGGAGGCCGACGTGATGGTGGTCGCGCCCTGCACCGCCAACGTGATGGCCAAGCTTGCGCACGGGCGTGCCGACGACATGCTCACAACGACCGCACTCGCGACTGAGGCGCCGCTCGTTATCGCGCCAGCCATGAACGTCCACATGTGGCGCAAGGACGTCACGAAGCGCAACGTGGCCGCGCTTGTGGCACGCGGCGCCGTGATCGTGGATCCCGAGCGCGGCGAGCTCGCCTGCGGCGACGTGGGCGAGGGGAGACTCGCACCGGTCGAGACCATCCTGGCGGCGATCGAGGCCGAACTCGGCCGCTCGCGCGACCTGGTGGGGAAGCACGTCCTCGTGACCGCCGGTGGCACGCACGAGCCCATCGACCCGGTGCGCTACATTGGCAACCACTCCTCGGGCAAGACCGGTTTTGCCATCGCCGAAGAGGCCGCGCGGCGCGGCGCCCGCGTCTTCCTCGTGACCGGCCCGTCGCACCTGCCCGATCCGTTCGGCTGTGAGGTCGTGCGGGTCCAGACGGCGCTGCAGATGCGCGCCGCAGTGCTCGCGCGTGCGGATGCGGCCGACGCGATCGTGATGTCGGCGGCAGTGGCCGACTTCCGGCCGGCGACGGCGGCCGTCGACAAGATCAAGAAGACCGACGCGCCCGGCGCGATCGAGCTCGAGCGCAACCCCGACATCCTTGCCGAACTTGGCGCGCGCGGCGGGAGGGCCGTGCTCGTGGGTTTTGCGGCCGAAACGTCCGATGTTGAAGCCAATGCGAAGGCGAAGCTCGTCGCGAAGGGCTGCGACCTCATCGTCGCGAACGACGTGAGCGACCCGGCGCTCGGCTTCGGCACCGACGACAACAGCGTCGTGGTCGTGAGCGCAGATGGCGTGGAGCCCCTCGGCGTTTTGCCGAAGCGCGCGATCGCTCGTGCGATCGTGGACCGGGTGGCGACGTTGCTCGGGGGCCGGCGCGCCGAGTGA
- a CDS encoding 2-oxoacid:acceptor oxidoreductase subunit alpha, giving the protein MPLPPKGSELRIKIGGEAGFGIKAAGQMLARSFVDAGLEVFDLTEYPSLIRGGHNTYTLRVSPTAISSHVETVDVLIALNRETVDRHLDEMIEGGAVIFDPESTSTEGWLPNSKVRPVPVPLAKFAKEAGGPIMANTVALGAALALVHFPLEFLVDSLRAQFAHKAPEIAEQNVAAATVGYGYVAKLAGDFWMGVEPNPDAPKRLLVDGNEAVGLGALAAGIGFYAAYPMTPASSLLHFMAAHERDAGVVVKHTEDEIAAMNMVVGAAFTGTRTMCASAGGGFALMVEAFGMAAVSESAVVVGVFTRPGPATGLPTWTEQSDLRYVLHAAQGEFPRVVLAPGDRTDAFELTWRAFNLADQLQTPVVILGDSYLSDNRETVPYFDLEAVAVDRGKLVAEGDVADHPDALDEAGRYLRYKLTDYGVSTRVLPGVTGAIQLGNSYEHDEYGYGSAGESADMREAQNDKRMRKLELARTLVPRPALFGADTAEADVAVLFFGTTKGPVLEAMRWIEPDGVKVAAMQVVTLWPFPADDVSVFLGAAKRTLIVEGNYTGQLQGLVREQCLRDVEDTLHRYDGRPFSPEMVYEKLKEVAENA; this is encoded by the coding sequence GTGCCACTTCCGCCCAAAGGAAGCGAGCTTCGCATCAAGATCGGCGGCGAGGCGGGCTTTGGCATCAAGGCCGCCGGACAGATGCTCGCCCGATCGTTCGTAGACGCCGGGCTCGAGGTCTTCGACCTCACCGAGTATCCGTCGCTCATCCGCGGTGGGCACAACACGTACACCTTGAGGGTCAGCCCGACGGCCATCTCAAGCCACGTCGAGACTGTGGACGTGCTGATAGCGCTCAACCGCGAGACCGTGGACCGTCACCTCGACGAGATGATCGAGGGCGGCGCGGTGATCTTCGATCCCGAGAGCACCTCAACCGAGGGATGGCTGCCGAACTCGAAGGTCCGCCCGGTGCCGGTACCGCTCGCGAAGTTCGCCAAGGAAGCCGGCGGGCCGATCATGGCGAACACCGTCGCCCTTGGCGCGGCGCTCGCGCTCGTACACTTCCCGCTCGAGTTTCTGGTGGACTCGCTGCGCGCGCAGTTCGCGCACAAGGCACCCGAGATCGCCGAACAGAACGTGGCGGCCGCAACCGTCGGATACGGCTACGTAGCCAAGCTCGCCGGGGACTTCTGGATGGGCGTGGAGCCCAATCCGGACGCACCAAAGCGGCTCCTGGTGGACGGCAACGAGGCGGTGGGGCTCGGCGCGCTCGCAGCGGGCATCGGCTTCTACGCCGCCTACCCGATGACCCCCGCCTCGTCGCTGCTGCACTTCATGGCGGCGCACGAGCGCGACGCAGGTGTGGTCGTGAAGCATACCGAAGACGAGATCGCCGCGATGAACATGGTCGTGGGCGCGGCCTTCACCGGCACCCGAACGATGTGCGCGAGCGCAGGCGGCGGCTTCGCACTCATGGTGGAGGCGTTCGGCATGGCGGCGGTGAGCGAGAGTGCCGTCGTCGTGGGCGTGTTCACCCGCCCCGGACCGGCGACCGGTCTTCCCACCTGGACCGAGCAGTCCGACCTGCGTTACGTGCTCCACGCCGCGCAGGGCGAGTTCCCTCGTGTGGTGCTCGCCCCCGGCGACCGCACCGACGCCTTCGAACTAACCTGGAGGGCGTTCAACCTCGCCGACCAGCTCCAGACGCCTGTCGTCATCCTCGGCGACAGCTACCTGTCTGACAACCGGGAGACGGTGCCGTACTTCGACCTTGAGGCGGTTGCAGTCGACCGAGGGAAGCTCGTGGCCGAAGGTGACGTCGCGGACCACCCTGACGCTCTAGATGAGGCTGGACGTTACCTCAGGTACAAGCTCACGGATTACGGCGTCTCGACGCGCGTCCTGCCAGGTGTGACCGGAGCAATCCAGCTCGGCAACTCGTACGAGCATGATGAGTACGGCTACGGCTCCGCGGGCGAGTCGGCCGACATGCGCGAAGCCCAGAACGACAAGCGTATGCGCAAGCTCGAACTCGCTCGCACGCTCGTGCCGAGACCGGCGTTGTTTGGCGCGGATACCGCGGAGGCTGATGTCGCGGTGCTCTTCTTTGGAACCACCAAGGGTCCCGTGCTCGAGGCGATGCGCTGGATCGAACCCGATGGCGTGAAGGTGGCCGCCATGCAGGTCGTGACGCTCTGGCCCTTCCCCGCCGATGACGTATCGGTGTTCCTCGGCGCGGCCAAGCGCACGCTGATCGTGGAGGGCAACTACACCGGGCAGCTGCAGGGGCTCGTGCGTGAACAGTGCCTGCGCGACGTGGAGGACACGCTCCACCGCTACGACGGGCGGCCGTTCTCGCCCGAGATGGTCTACGAGAAGCTGAAGGAGGTGGCCGAGAATGCCTGA